A single window of Gambusia affinis linkage group LG18, SWU_Gaff_1.0, whole genome shotgun sequence DNA harbors:
- the LOC122820988 gene encoding gastrula zinc finger protein XlCGF57.1-like isoform X2: MEDQRRLMDFTRIPKIILHRIDLAQCSVFEEEEVLNETEPQKNQLISRGSAETENQDKEGSNSEDPGKKRDEEQKQIERYVKTKEQKGRTDTEKQKKHKKVHRGKKLHSCKICDKGFSQNSNMMRHMITHTGVKPFTCSTCGKSYRQKHVLIYHMRIHTSEKLAMCVNCGKGFYNTKNLKRHMRIHTGEKPFSCGTCGKSFSNKHNLNVHMTIHTGEKPFSCGTCGKSFTRKYTLNVHMTIHTGEKPFSCGSCGKSFTRKDTLNVHMKNHTGERPFSCVTCGKSYRTQYTLICHMRIHTGEKPFSCVTCGKSYREKIALICHMRIHTGEKPFSCVTCGKSYREKIALICHMRIHTGEKPFSCVTCGKSYREKIVLIRHMRIHTGEKPFSCGTCGKSYSERRTLTQHVRIHTGEKPFSCGTCGKSYSKRWTLTRHVRIHTGEKPFSCGTCGKSYIERGTLTKHMRIHTGERPFSCGTCGESFRMKRQLFKHIKIHMGTKQ; encoded by the coding sequence ATCTCGCACAATGTTCTGTGtttgaagaggaggaggttctcaatgaaacagaaccacagaagAACCAACTCATCTCTCGTGGCTCTGCAGAAACTGAGAACCAGGATAAGGAAGGAAGCAATTCTGAAGACCcaggaaaaaagagagatgaggaacagaaacaaataGAGAGATATGTGAAAACCAAAGAGCAGAAAGGAAGAActgacactgaaaaacaaaaaaaacacaagaaagttcacagaggaaaaaaattacattcttgTAAAATTTGTGATAAAGGCTTTTCTCAAAACAGTAACATGATGAGACACATGATAACTCACACAGGAGTAAAACCTTTCACTTGTTCAACCTGTGGGAAAAGttacagacaaaaacatgttttaatttatcacatgagaattcacacaagTGAAAAACTGGCCAtgtgtgtgaactgtggaaaaggtttttataACACCAAGAATTTAAAGAgacacatgagaattcacacaggtgagaagcctttctcttgtgggacctgtggaaaaagtttctctaACAAGcataatttaaatgttcacatgacaattcacacaggtgagaagcctttctcctgtgggacttgtggaaaaagtttcactcgaaaatacactttaaatgttcacatgacaattcacacaggtgagaagcctttctcctgTGGGTCCTGTGGAAAGAGTTTCACTCGAAAAGACACTTTAAATGTTCATATGAAAAATCACACAGGTGAGAGGCCTTTCTCTTGTGTGACCTGTGGGAAAAGTTATAGAACACAATATACTTTAATTtgtcacatgagaattcacacaggtgagaagcctttctcttgtgtaACCTGTGGGAAAAGTTACAGagaaaaaattgctttaatttgtcacatgagaattcacacaggtgagaagcctttctcttgtgtaACCTGTGGGAAAAGTTACAGagaaaaaattgctttaatttgtcacatgagaattcacacaggtgagaagcctttctcttgtgtaACCTGTGGGAAAAGTTACagagaaaaaattgttttaattcgtcacatgagaattcacacaggtgagaagcctttctcttgtgggaccTGTGGCAAGAGTTATAGTGAAAGACGGACTTTAACTCAGCAcgtgagaattcacacaggtgagaagcctttctcttgtggaaCCTGTGGAAAGAGTTACAGTAAAAGATGGACTTTAACTCGGCAcgtgagaattcacacaggtgagaaacctttctctTGTGGAACCTGTGGAAAGAGTTACATTGAAAGAGGGACTTTAACTAagcacatgagaattcacacaggtgaaaggcctttctcttgtgggacTTGTGGAGAAAGTTTCAGGATGAAAAGACAattatttaaacacataaagATTCATATGGGTACGAAACAGTGA